The following are from one region of the Thermovenabulum gondwanense genome:
- the spoIIIAD gene encoding stage III sporulation protein AD produces the protein MEIIKIVGIGIVCTIFIVLLNKDRQEIAIQLSIVAGIVIFLIVLNKINSVIEVLSELASKSNIQSFYFTTILKIVGITYIAEFGAQICRDYGSASVASKIEFAAKAIIMYLSIPIIFAVVQTLFKIIP, from the coding sequence ATGGAAATTATTAAAATAGTTGGAATTGGGATAGTTTGCACGATTTTTATTGTACTTTTAAATAAGGATCGTCAGGAGATTGCAATCCAGCTTTCAATTGTCGCGGGAATAGTTATTTTCCTGATTGTGCTAAACAAAATAAATTCTGTTATAGAGGTATTAAGCGAACTGGCTTCAAAATCCAATATTCAGTCTTTTTATTTTACCACCATATTGAAAATTGTTGGAATAACCTATATAGCGGAGTTCGGTGCACAGATTTGCAGAGATTACGGCTCTGCTTCCGTAGCATCGAAAATAGAATTTGCAGCAAAAGCAATAATAATGTATCTTTCAATCCCTATTATTTTTGCAGTAGTTCAGACCCTTTTTAAGATAATTCCTTAA
- a CDS encoding CD1247 N-terminal domain-containing protein, with the protein MSDLKAKVAYVKGLADGLGLEDSKEKRLLLEIINLLEAMAEEIDEVKAFSEATQEYVESLDEDLGRLEEDVYGDDDYEEDEDYLYEDEDEEDEDLDEDDYDDEDYEEIDLDESDLVELECPNCRETIYIDRSLLENDSTECPNCKTVINVNFDEDSKEQED; encoded by the coding sequence ATGAGTGATTTAAAAGCAAAGGTAGCTTATGTGAAAGGTCTTGCAGACGGGCTGGGATTGGAGGATTCTAAAGAAAAAAGATTGCTTTTAGAAATTATTAATTTACTTGAGGCAATGGCTGAAGAAATTGATGAAGTAAAAGCTTTTTCCGAAGCAACCCAGGAATATGTAGAAAGCCTTGACGAAGATCTGGGCAGATTGGAAGAAGATGTATACGGGGATGATGATTACGAAGAGGACGAGGATTATTTATATGAAGATGAAGACGAAGAAGATGAAGATTTAGATGAGGATGATTACGACGATGAGGATTATGAAGAAATTGATTTAGATGAGAGCGACCTTGTGGAATTGGAATGTCCTAACTGCCGCGAGACGATATATATAGATAGAAGTCTTTTGGAAAACGACAGCACGGAATGCCCAAATTGCAAGACGGTAATAAATGTTAATTTTGATGAAGATAGTAAAGAACAAGAAGATTAA
- a CDS encoding PilN domain-containing protein: MNRLNLIPQDIVLKRKNKKRLVVSSIVLIIIFTLFIYYLGIFFAFNYKLEREIAFYQNNISQINKQIGEEKDFEKELKDLKKRKEIYDSLIKGKIYFFDLISKIESKKSADINLTSINLKDRTSISIAGYCSSLSSCSNFLRNLKYIENLKEVNLNHVRFDSSKNIFYFEITLSF, from the coding sequence ATGAACAGATTGAATTTAATACCGCAGGATATAGTTTTGAAAAGAAAAAATAAAAAAAGATTAGTAGTATCTTCTATTGTTTTAATAATAATATTTACGCTTTTCATTTATTATTTAGGCATTTTTTTTGCCTTCAATTACAAATTAGAGAGAGAAATAGCTTTTTATCAGAATAATATATCACAGATAAATAAACAGATAGGAGAGGAAAAGGATTTTGAAAAGGAATTAAAAGATCTTAAAAAAAGAAAGGAAATATACGATTCTTTGATTAAAGGTAAGATATACTTTTTTGACCTTATAAGTAAAATTGAAAGTAAAAAATCTGCGGATATAAATTTAACATCTATAAATTTGAAAGACCGCACTTCTATTTCGATCGCTGGCTATTGTTCTTCTTTATCTTCCTGTTCAAATTTTTTAAGAAATTTAAAGTATATTGAAAACTTAAAAGAAGTGAATTTAAATCACGTTCGTTTCGATTCCTCAAAAAATATATTTTACTTTGAAATTACCCTGAGTTTTTGA
- the spoIIIAA gene encoding stage III sporulation protein AA: protein MYIEKFSKVIEKDIFPVLPSNIRGIIQKIEGDLLEKVEEIRIRVGKPLTLVFTGNDFFVTPQGNLTKNPSIAYEITEDDALRLLSIISQNSIYALEEELKNGFLTIKGGHRIGLVGKAVMENGKIRTLKHITGFNIRVAKELKGVAEKVLPFIIDKDGQILNTLILSPPKAGKTTLLRDIIRQVSDGDPKLHLKGFKVGLVDERSEIASCFEGKPQKDVGIRTDVLDGCPKAIGIMMLLRSMSPEIIATDEIGRAEDVAAIEEAINSGVKLITTAHGRDIEDVKKRPILREIIERGIFERYIILGFSQGAGTLEKVLNENFEIIYSINLIKGGYLNVV, encoded by the coding sequence TTGTACATTGAAAAATTCTCAAAAGTAATAGAGAAAGATATATTTCCGGTGTTGCCGTCTAATATCCGGGGAATTATTCAGAAAATCGAGGGAGATTTGCTGGAAAAGGTTGAGGAAATAAGAATCAGAGTGGGAAAACCTCTTACACTGGTTTTTACAGGAAACGATTTTTTTGTAACACCCCAGGGTAATTTGACTAAGAATCCATCAATAGCTTATGAAATTACAGAAGATGATGCCTTAAGACTTCTTTCAATAATTAGTCAGAATTCAATTTATGCCTTGGAAGAAGAACTGAAAAATGGTTTCCTTACTATAAAAGGAGGGCACAGAATAGGCTTGGTGGGTAAAGCTGTAATGGAAAATGGAAAAATTAGAACTCTAAAACATATTACAGGGTTCAATATTCGCGTTGCAAAGGAATTAAAAGGGGTGGCTGAGAAAGTTTTACCCTTTATCATAGACAAAGATGGTCAAATTTTAAATACCCTGATCTTATCTCCTCCCAAGGCAGGTAAAACCACATTGTTAAGAGACATTATAAGACAGGTGAGCGATGGTGACCCAAAACTGCATCTTAAAGGATTTAAGGTGGGTCTGGTGGATGAGCGTTCAGAAATTGCCAGCTGCTTCGAGGGAAAACCCCAAAAAGATGTGGGAATAAGAACGGATGTTCTTGATGGATGTCCCAAAGCCATAGGAATAATGATGCTCTTAAGATCAATGTCGCCGGAAATCATTGCTACCGATGAAATAGGCAGGGCTGAAGATGTAGCTGCTATAGAAGAAGCAATTAATTCAGGAGTAAAACTAATAACCACAGCTCATGGCAGAGATATAGAAGATGTAAAAAAAAGGCCGATTTTAAGGGAAATTATTGAACGGGGTATTTTTGAAAGATATATAATTCTGGGGTTTTCTCAAGGAGCAGGGACCCTGGAAAAAGTGCTGAATGAAAATTTTGAGATAATTTACAGTATTAACTTGATTAAAGGGGGGTATTTAAATGTGGTTTAA
- a CDS encoding M24 family metallopeptidase translates to MVSTRIEKLVNALKEKNLLSAVIFKPENIFYLCNYTGEGFLLVTETKMYIFTDFRYVEQAKKESPHCDVIEYKPGVSSFSLLAQVLKENNILNTGIEENVVTLKTYEELNQNLEGIEIGRVGGLVEKIRMIKEEEEIDNIKTAQRIADMAFIHILDYIKPGVSEKEISLELEFFIKKNGAQGLSFPTIVATGERASLPHGEPTERKLKYGDFITLDFGAKYNHYCSDMTRTVFLGKPGEEQIKIYRIVREAQEKALEYIKAGILGKDADKIARDIIENNGFGSNFGHGLGHGVGLEIHEEPRLSKLGEEELKPGMVVTVEPGIYIENFGGVRIEDLVVITEHGIKNLTKSSKDLIIL, encoded by the coding sequence TTGGTAAGCACGAGGATTGAAAAACTTGTAAATGCATTAAAGGAAAAAAATTTATTATCCGCTGTTATTTTTAAGCCGGAAAATATTTTTTACCTTTGCAACTATACCGGAGAAGGCTTTTTGCTGGTTACCGAAACTAAGATGTACATATTTACAGATTTTAGATACGTTGAACAGGCCAAAAAGGAAAGCCCGCATTGCGATGTAATAGAATACAAACCCGGGGTTTCCTCTTTTAGCCTTCTTGCTCAGGTATTAAAGGAAAATAATATTTTAAATACCGGCATTGAAGAAAATGTAGTAACATTAAAAACTTATGAAGAATTAAATCAAAATTTAGAAGGGATAGAAATAGGAAGAGTAGGCGGTCTTGTAGAAAAAATAAGGATGATCAAGGAAGAGGAAGAAATAGATAATATAAAAACTGCTCAGCGAATTGCGGATATGGCGTTTATTCATATTTTGGATTACATAAAACCCGGAGTTTCGGAAAAAGAGATTTCCTTAGAATTGGAGTTTTTTATTAAAAAGAATGGGGCCCAAGGTTTATCCTTTCCGACTATCGTAGCTACCGGTGAAAGAGCTTCCCTTCCTCATGGTGAACCAACGGAAAGAAAATTAAAATACGGAGATTTTATAACCCTGGATTTTGGTGCAAAGTATAATCATTACTGTTCCGATATGACCAGGACGGTATTTTTAGGAAAACCCGGTGAAGAACAGATAAAAATATACCGGATCGTCAGGGAAGCTCAGGAAAAAGCTCTGGAGTACATAAAAGCAGGAATTTTAGGAAAAGATGCCGATAAGATTGCAAGAGACATAATTGAAAATAATGGTTTTGGTTCAAATTTTGGACACGGATTGGGTCATGGTGTTGGTTTAGAGATTCATGAGGAGCCAAGGCTCTCAAAATTGGGCGAGGAAGAATTAAAGCCGGGGATGGTAGTAACAGTAGAACCGGGAATATACATAGAAAATTTCGGTGGTGTACGAATCGAAGATTTGGTAGTGATTACCGAACATGGCATTAAGAACTTGACAAAATCCAGCAAGGATTTGATAATCTTATAA
- the spoIIIAC gene encoding stage III sporulation protein AC gives MEVNILFKIAAIGIVISIINSVLIRSGREEQAQFTTLAGVILVLLMIIPLLTRLFSNIRTMFQIYY, from the coding sequence ATGGAAGTAAATATTTTATTTAAAATAGCAGCTATTGGAATTGTGATTTCAATTATAAATAGCGTCTTAATAAGGTCGGGGCGAGAAGAACAGGCTCAATTTACCACACTCGCGGGTGTTATCTTAGTTCTATTGATGATTATACCCCTGCTTACCCGTTTATTTTCTAATATAAGAACGATGTTTCAAATATATTATTAA
- the efp gene encoding elongation factor P, protein MISTNDLRPGVTVEIDGEVYVVVEFQHVKPGKGAAFVRTKIKNVKTGQVFERNFRAGEKLNRAILERKNMQYLYETDGTYYFMDTQTYEQVPLTKEQLGDALKFLKENLEVMVVFYEGKAIGIELPTFVDLKVVETEPGFRGDTATGGSKPATLETGAVVQVPLFVEIGDVVRIDTRTGEYLSRV, encoded by the coding sequence ATGATTTCAACTAATGATTTAAGACCCGGTGTCACCGTAGAAATTGATGGAGAAGTATATGTAGTTGTTGAATTCCAGCATGTTAAACCAGGAAAGGGTGCAGCCTTTGTAAGAACCAAGATCAAAAATGTTAAAACCGGACAGGTCTTTGAAAGGAACTTCCGGGCAGGAGAAAAATTAAACAGGGCTATACTGGAAAGAAAAAATATGCAGTATTTATATGAGACTGATGGTACATACTATTTTATGGATACTCAAACTTATGAGCAGGTACCTCTGACTAAAGAACAGCTGGGTGATGCGCTGAAGTTTTTAAAAGAAAACTTGGAAGTAATGGTGGTCTTTTATGAGGGCAAAGCTATAGGTATTGAACTTCCCACCTTTGTTGACCTCAAGGTTGTGGAAACTGAGCCCGGCTTCAGGGGTGATACTGCTACGGGAGGATCAAAACCGGCTACTCTGGAAACTGGAGCGGTAGTTCAGGTACCACTTTTTGTTGAAATAGGTGACGTAGTAAGGATAGATACCAGGACGGGTGAGTATTTGAGCCGAGTATAA
- the spoIIIAB gene encoding stage III sporulation protein SpoIIIAB: protein MWFKIIGGLLILFSSSSIGFIVAKYYGERPKLLRQLQNALSMLETEINYSNSPLPEALRNVALRCDKDVSFLFSKTKEYINSTEGLTAAEAWEKALKAFSRTKSLNETDMEILDAFGKYLGTSDREDQINKLRLTLSQLRSQEHKAIEEKEKNERVWKYLGVMTGLLIVLLLI, encoded by the coding sequence ATGTGGTTTAAAATCATCGGGGGCTTATTAATTCTGTTTTCCTCTTCTTCAATTGGATTTATAGTAGCAAAATATTACGGTGAAAGGCCTAAATTACTGAGGCAATTACAAAATGCTCTTTCGATGCTGGAAACGGAAATAAATTATTCTAATTCTCCTTTGCCTGAGGCGTTGCGCAATGTTGCTTTAAGATGCGATAAGGATGTTTCCTTTTTATTTTCTAAAACAAAGGAGTATATAAACTCTACGGAGGGTTTGACTGCTGCTGAAGCCTGGGAAAAAGCTTTGAAGGCTTTTTCCAGGACAAAATCACTGAACGAGACAGACATGGAAATACTTGATGCTTTCGGAAAATACTTAGGAACTTCCGACAGAGAGGATCAAATTAACAAATTAAGGCTAACTCTTTCTCAACTTAGGTCCCAGGAACACAAAGCCATAGAGGAAAAAGAGAAAAATGAAAGAGTATGGAAATACTTAGGGGTAATGACGGGTCTCTTGATAGTACTTTTGCTAATATAA
- the pilO gene encoding type 4a pilus biogenesis protein PilO, giving the protein MKGKLFSLKINNKLSQREKKLLFLLLIVIIFYFFTNFFIPWLDDYKQKQEKLIALREEYKKILDYYDELVREKKNLEEYKRKREELKSVLPDSSNAEDVLENIDFLAAKNKVKILIIKPEGGNKGEGGEKYAFFSIQVEGSKEGLYSFLSDLEKQKRLIFIDNLSINLNDGNAGSAELKVRYCYF; this is encoded by the coding sequence ATGAAAGGAAAATTGTTTTCATTAAAAATCAATAATAAACTAAGCCAGAGGGAAAAAAAATTGCTTTTTTTACTTTTGATAGTGATTATTTTTTATTTTTTTACGAATTTTTTTATACCCTGGCTTGATGATTACAAGCAAAAACAGGAAAAATTAATCGCTTTAAGGGAAGAATATAAAAAAATTCTGGATTATTATGATGAGCTGGTTAGGGAGAAAAAGAATTTAGAAGAGTATAAGAGAAAAAGAGAAGAATTGAAAAGTGTGCTTCCCGATAGCAGTAACGCTGAAGATGTGCTGGAAAATATAGATTTTTTAGCTGCTAAAAATAAGGTTAAAATATTAATAATTAAACCTGAGGGTGGAAATAAAGGAGAAGGTGGAGAAAAATATGCCTTTTTTTCTATACAGGTAGAAGGTAGCAAGGAAGGTTTATACTCTTTTCTTTCAGATTTAGAAAAACAAAAAAGGTTAATCTTTATAGATAACTTAAGTATTAATTTAAATGACGGCAATGCGGGCAGTGCAGAATTGAAGGTAAGGTATTGCTATTTCTAA